From one Nonomuraea polychroma genomic stretch:
- a CDS encoding SsgA family sporulation/cell division regulator, which produces MNSTTVSAELGLRLVVPDRTTVPLLAGLSYTADDPYAIRMAFHVGNDEPVEWIFARELLTVGIVRRVGDGDVQVWPARADGERTLHISLTSPFGQALFEVPLAPLTEFLHRTYEKVPAGRETDFMDLDAELTNMLWPS; this is translated from the coding sequence ATGAACAGCACCACCGTCTCCGCCGAGCTTGGCCTTCGGCTTGTGGTCCCCGACCGTACTACCGTCCCCCTGCTCGCCGGACTCAGCTACACGGCCGACGATCCGTACGCCATCCGTATGGCCTTCCACGTAGGGAACGACGAACCGGTCGAGTGGATCTTCGCCCGCGAGTTGCTCACCGTGGGCATCGTGAGGCGTGTCGGCGACGGCGACGTGCAGGTGTGGCCGGCGCGCGCCGACGGCGAGCGCACCCTCCACATCAGCCTCACGTCACCGTTCGGGCAGGCGCTCTTCGAAGTGCCCCTCGCCCCGCTGACCGAGTTCCTGCACCGCACCTACGAGAAGGTGCCGGCGGGGCGTGAGACCGACTTCATGGACCTGGACGCCGAGCTGACGAACATGCTGTGGCCTTCTTGA